The following proteins are encoded in a genomic region of Hirundo rustica isolate bHirRus1 chromosome 3, bHirRus1.pri.v3, whole genome shotgun sequence:
- the ANKRD6 gene encoding ankyrin repeat domain-containing protein 6 isoform X5 — protein sequence MTSSGLEWDYYEFQPVESSSVEYATPGAGSFLLPANTDNSYWDPSAISEWSMSVHTARTSEIVQEKIVPVKEIKDEKNKRNQKRKARKEPRRSEREKEGDQTALHRAAVVGNTDIIATLIQEGCALDRQDKDGNTALHEACWHGFSQSAKVLVKAGANVLAKNKAGNTPLHLACQNSHSQSTRVLLLGGSRADLKNNAGDTALHVAAALNHKKVVKLLLEAGADASVVNNAGQTPLEVARQHNNPEVALLLTKASQVSRFNRGRSLRKKRERLKEERRAQSVPRDEVVQSKQGSVSAADDTPSSDQPPERKNNLKDKPRSASPDPKGKKSKKKKPKEKVSALSDPISPADQQTLPQPQKNVPKRRSKHHCSSPPPPHEVRAYQLYTLYRGKDGKVMQAPINGCRCEPLINKLENQLEATVEEIKAELGTIQDKMNIKLGQMESKTQHQLRVLDKLMAERLSAERTECLHRLQQHTELEKSEGEKRQISLVDELKTWCLLKIQNLELKLSGDSRSSRPKSTLSTCESLTETLDTDNNPHSAKDCKANQPVLSEGSHQHSYITLPNSLLEDGGRSRVQMPEQSFGQHVCVKQDGALGTTTPGTEQQVVAGGPVSSSAPAQDVRPKDKAVSASTFHRFQQELPSSELSGSKLRHVKVQAALQPVTEPAKTEPQSGYFIDKGTQTKKSSKSGQLRHKALQHAGAQQGQEQQPSAPPAPPLRDTSQALEITQYFFEAVSTQMEKWYERKIEEARCQANQRAQQDKAALKEHIKCLEEELSKLRTKVQKES from the exons ATGACCTCCAGTGGCCTGGAGTGGGATTATTATGAATTTCAGCCGGTGGAGTCCAGCTCTGTAGAATATGCCACTCCGGGAGctggctccttcctcctccctgccaatACTGACAACTCTTACTGGGATCCCAGTGCCATCTCTGAGTGGTCAATGAGTGTCCATACAGCACGCACCTCAGAAATAGTCCAGGAGAAAATTGTCCCGGTGAAGGAAAtcaaggatgaaaaaaataagagaaaccAGAAGAGAAAGGCTAGGAAGGAACCTAGAAGatcagaaagagagaaggag GGTGACCAGACAGCATTGCACCGGGCTGCTGTTGTAGGGAACACTGATATAATAGCAACTCTGATTCAAGAGGGCTGTGCTCTGGACAGACAAGACAAG GATGGGAACACTGCTCTTCATGAAGCTTGTTGGCATGGATTCAGTCAGTCTGCTAAAGTGCTTGTTAAAGCAGGTGCCAACGTTCTTGCCAAGAACAAG GCAGGTAACACACCTCTTCACCTGGCCTGCCAGAATAGCCATTCCCAGAGTACTCGTGTTTTGTTACTTGGAGGATCTCGGGCAGACCTTAAAAATAAT GCAGGGGATACTGCACTCCATGTAGCTGCTGCTCTAAATCACAAGAAGGTGGTGAAGCTCTTGCTGGAGGCAGGGGCTGATGCATCCGTTGTCAACAAT gcAGGCCAGACCCCTCTAGAGGTTGCCAGACAGCACAATAACCCCGAGGTTGCGCTCCTGCTCACTAAAGCATCACAG GTCTCGCGCTTTAACCGTGGGAGAAGcctgaggaagaagagagagagactgaaggaggaaaggagggcTCAGTCAGTGCCACGGGATGAAGTGGTACAGAGCAAG CAGGGCAGTGTCTCAGCTGCTGATGACACACCAAGCAGCGACCAGCCCCCAGAGAGGAAGAACAATCTGAAGGACAAACCCCGGTCAGCCTCACCAGAtcccaaagggaaaaagagcaaaaagaaaaagccaaaggaaaag GTTTCAGCACTCTCGGaccccatctccccagctgATCAGCAGACACTCCCTCAGCCCCAGAAGAACGTGCCTAAGCGCAGAAGTAAACACCACTGCTCCTCTCCACCCCCTCCCCACGAGGTCCGAGCCTACCAGCTCTACACGCTCTACCGAGGAAAGGATGGGAAGGTGATGCAG GCACCCATAAATGGATGTCGGTGTGAGCCCCTGATAAATAAACTGGAGAATCAGCTGGAGGCAACAGTGGAAGAGATAAAAGCTGAGCTTGGGACAATACAAGATAAAATGAATATTAAGCTGGGCCAGATGGAAAGCAAAACTCAACATCAA CTCCGAGTTTTGGACAAGCTCATGGCCGAGCGACTGTCGGCAGAGAGGACAGAGTGCCTTCACCGCCTGCAGCAGCACACGGAGCTGGAAAAGAGTGAGGGGGAGAAGCGACAG ATTTCCTTGGTTGATGAGCTGAAGACCTGGTGCTTGTTGAAGATTCAGAATCTGGAGCTAAAGCTTTCTGGAGATTCCAGGTCATCAAGACCAAAATCAACTTTGTCCACTTGTGAGTCTCTCACCGAGACCCTGGATACTGACAACAACCCCCACAGTGCCAAGGACTGTAAAGCCAACCAACCTGTGCTGTCAGAGGGCTCCCACCAGCATTCCTATATCACACTTCCAAATAGCCTCTTGGAAGatgggggaaggagcagagtCCAGATGCCAGAACAAAGCTTTGGGCAACACGTTTGTGTTAAACAAGACGGAGCATTGGGTACAACCACGCCAG GTACAGAGCAACAGGTAGTGGCTGGTGGACCAGTTTCTTCTTCCGCCCCTGCTCAAGATGTCAGGCCAAAGGACAAAGCTGTGAGTGCCAGCACGTTCCACAGgttccagcaggagctgccctccTCCGAGCTTTCGGGCTCCAAATTAAGACACGTTAAAGTTCAAGCTGCTTTGCAGCCAGTGACTGAACCTGCAAAGACTGAACCACAGAGCGGCTACTTCATTGACAAAGGAACTCAGACGAAAAAGTCCAGCAAAAGTGGGCAGTTGAGGCACAAAGCTCTGCAGCAcgctggggcacagcagggccaggagcagcagccctcgGCCCCGCCTGCCCCTCCGCTCAGAGACACCTCCCAGGCCCTGGAGATAACCCAGTACTTCTTCGAGGCCGTTTCCACGCAGATGGAGAAGTGGTACGAGCGGAAGATAGAAGAAGCCCGGTGCCAAGCGAACCAGAGAGCGCAACAAGACAAAGCTGCGCTCAAGGAGCACATCAAATGCTTAGAAGAGGAGCTGAGCAAATTAAGGACTAAGGTGCAGAAAGAGAGCTAG
- the ANKRD6 gene encoding ankyrin repeat domain-containing protein 6 isoform X1, with translation MTSSGLEWDYYEFQPVESSSVEYATPGAGSFLLPANTDNSYWDPSAISEWSMSVHTARTSEIVQEKIVPVKEIKDEKNKRNQKRKARKEPRRSEREKEGDQTALHRAAVVGNTDIIATLIQEGCALDRQDKDGNTALHEACWHGFSQSAKVLVKAGANVLAKNKAGNTPLHLACQNSHSQSTRVLLLGGSRADLKNNAGDTCLHVAARYNHLPIIRVLLSAFCSVHEKNQAGDTALHVAAALNHKKVVKLLLEAGADASVVNNAGQTPLEVARQHNNPEVALLLTKASQVSRFNRGRSLRKKRERLKEERRAQSVPRDEVVQSKQGSVSAADDTPSSDQPPERKNNLKDKPRSASPDPKGKKSKKKKPKEKVSALSDPISPADQQTLPQPQKNVPKRRSKHHCSSPPPPHEVRAYQLYTLYRGKDGKVMQAPINGCRCEPLINKLENQLEATVEEIKAELGTIQDKMNIKLGQMESKTQHQLRVLDKLMAERLSAERTECLHRLQQHTELEKSEGEKRQISLVDELKTWCLLKIQNLELKLSGDSRSSRPKSTLSTCESLTETLDTDNNPHSAKDCKANQPVLSEGSHQHSYITLPNSLLEDGGRSRVQMPEQSFGQHVCVKQDGALGTTTPGTEQQVVAGGPVSSSAPAQDVRPKDKAVSASTFHRFQQELPSSELSGSKLRHVKVQAALQPVTEPAKTEPQSGYFIDKGTQTKKSSKSGQLRHKALQHAGAQQGQEQQPSAPPAPPLRDTSQALEITQYFFEAVSTQMEKWYERKIEEARCQANQRAQQDKAALKEHIKCLEEELSKLRTKVQKES, from the exons ATGACCTCCAGTGGCCTGGAGTGGGATTATTATGAATTTCAGCCGGTGGAGTCCAGCTCTGTAGAATATGCCACTCCGGGAGctggctccttcctcctccctgccaatACTGACAACTCTTACTGGGATCCCAGTGCCATCTCTGAGTGGTCAATGAGTGTCCATACAGCACGCACCTCAGAAATAGTCCAGGAGAAAATTGTCCCGGTGAAGGAAAtcaaggatgaaaaaaataagagaaaccAGAAGAGAAAGGCTAGGAAGGAACCTAGAAGatcagaaagagagaaggag GGTGACCAGACAGCATTGCACCGGGCTGCTGTTGTAGGGAACACTGATATAATAGCAACTCTGATTCAAGAGGGCTGTGCTCTGGACAGACAAGACAAG GATGGGAACACTGCTCTTCATGAAGCTTGTTGGCATGGATTCAGTCAGTCTGCTAAAGTGCTTGTTAAAGCAGGTGCCAACGTTCTTGCCAAGAACAAG GCAGGTAACACACCTCTTCACCTGGCCTGCCAGAATAGCCATTCCCAGAGTACTCGTGTTTTGTTACTTGGAGGATCTCGGGCAGACCTTAAAAATAAT GCAGGAGATACCTGTCTGCATGTGGCTGCTCGTTATAATCACTTGCCCATCATTAGGGTGCTGCTCAGTGCTTTCTGTTCTGTCCATGAAAAGAACCAG GCAGGGGATACTGCACTCCATGTAGCTGCTGCTCTAAATCACAAGAAGGTGGTGAAGCTCTTGCTGGAGGCAGGGGCTGATGCATCCGTTGTCAACAAT gcAGGCCAGACCCCTCTAGAGGTTGCCAGACAGCACAATAACCCCGAGGTTGCGCTCCTGCTCACTAAAGCATCACAG GTCTCGCGCTTTAACCGTGGGAGAAGcctgaggaagaagagagagagactgaaggaggaaaggagggcTCAGTCAGTGCCACGGGATGAAGTGGTACAGAGCAAG CAGGGCAGTGTCTCAGCTGCTGATGACACACCAAGCAGCGACCAGCCCCCAGAGAGGAAGAACAATCTGAAGGACAAACCCCGGTCAGCCTCACCAGAtcccaaagggaaaaagagcaaaaagaaaaagccaaaggaaaag GTTTCAGCACTCTCGGaccccatctccccagctgATCAGCAGACACTCCCTCAGCCCCAGAAGAACGTGCCTAAGCGCAGAAGTAAACACCACTGCTCCTCTCCACCCCCTCCCCACGAGGTCCGAGCCTACCAGCTCTACACGCTCTACCGAGGAAAGGATGGGAAGGTGATGCAG GCACCCATAAATGGATGTCGGTGTGAGCCCCTGATAAATAAACTGGAGAATCAGCTGGAGGCAACAGTGGAAGAGATAAAAGCTGAGCTTGGGACAATACAAGATAAAATGAATATTAAGCTGGGCCAGATGGAAAGCAAAACTCAACATCAA CTCCGAGTTTTGGACAAGCTCATGGCCGAGCGACTGTCGGCAGAGAGGACAGAGTGCCTTCACCGCCTGCAGCAGCACACGGAGCTGGAAAAGAGTGAGGGGGAGAAGCGACAG ATTTCCTTGGTTGATGAGCTGAAGACCTGGTGCTTGTTGAAGATTCAGAATCTGGAGCTAAAGCTTTCTGGAGATTCCAGGTCATCAAGACCAAAATCAACTTTGTCCACTTGTGAGTCTCTCACCGAGACCCTGGATACTGACAACAACCCCCACAGTGCCAAGGACTGTAAAGCCAACCAACCTGTGCTGTCAGAGGGCTCCCACCAGCATTCCTATATCACACTTCCAAATAGCCTCTTGGAAGatgggggaaggagcagagtCCAGATGCCAGAACAAAGCTTTGGGCAACACGTTTGTGTTAAACAAGACGGAGCATTGGGTACAACCACGCCAG GTACAGAGCAACAGGTAGTGGCTGGTGGACCAGTTTCTTCTTCCGCCCCTGCTCAAGATGTCAGGCCAAAGGACAAAGCTGTGAGTGCCAGCACGTTCCACAGgttccagcaggagctgccctccTCCGAGCTTTCGGGCTCCAAATTAAGACACGTTAAAGTTCAAGCTGCTTTGCAGCCAGTGACTGAACCTGCAAAGACTGAACCACAGAGCGGCTACTTCATTGACAAAGGAACTCAGACGAAAAAGTCCAGCAAAAGTGGGCAGTTGAGGCACAAAGCTCTGCAGCAcgctggggcacagcagggccaggagcagcagccctcgGCCCCGCCTGCCCCTCCGCTCAGAGACACCTCCCAGGCCCTGGAGATAACCCAGTACTTCTTCGAGGCCGTTTCCACGCAGATGGAGAAGTGGTACGAGCGGAAGATAGAAGAAGCCCGGTGCCAAGCGAACCAGAGAGCGCAACAAGACAAAGCTGCGCTCAAGGAGCACATCAAATGCTTAGAAGAGGAGCTGAGCAAATTAAGGACTAAGGTGCAGAAAGAGAGCTAG